A window of Gallus gallus isolate bGalGal1 chromosome 3, bGalGal1.mat.broiler.GRCg7b, whole genome shotgun sequence genomic DNA:
AGGCACCTTCTGAAAATAGCTGAAATAGAATACAGTAATGTATTGAAAACAACACATTCTATCTGCAAGTTTCATTTGcaattctaaagaaaaacaatccagGTTTTCACAGCACTACACTCATACTGTTTCATGAAGGCATCATCCAGCGCGCATTCTGTCAGCAAGATTTGCAACAAAAGCAGTTCCTTCTTGGTACTGTTCATCCTCAAAGAGCCAGGTGGGTTCACACCCGTCcttcccagtgcttaaatgagAATAACAACTTTTGTCCAGAAAGATCTttaaaaaacaacctgaaaatatttcccaagaaaaacaaagagggCAGCTCtttctccactattgcaagACTAACCTTAATGTGCCACACTGCATATTAGCAGCAACACTGCAACAGTCACAAAGACTTGATACAGTGCAAAGCCTGAGTGAGGGTATAAATCTACCCTTGGCAAACTAAAAATAGTTGAAAACTGCCTATTACCAATACACGTTACCTTagttcctgtgctgcagcagagctctgtggcaGGCACACCACCCCAGCAGCCCTTGGTTATCTAGTTTCCTTTCCTATTTGCAGTTCAGTTTGGCATATTTGACAATCCTTTTTGTTTAGTCAATCCCCCTACCACACTGGTCTTCAAATACTGTAAAAAGGGGAATAAACCTACTGTAGAATACTATATTCataagagaagagagaaggagaaagaagtcaTCAAGAGAATTCTAAAGCAAAGGTAATCTTGCTATTTTAAATCACTACTTCAAACTCTTTCTTGGAAAGAGCATGAGCTGACAGAGTTTTATTGATAGTATTAATTAGACTTCTAAAGCTCCTAATATCTTCATGAAAGTATACTCTTCATGGAAGGCAGGACTGTTTCGTCTTCCCACTAGCATATCAGAATCAGCCACCAGTCTTGTCGATTTCCCCTCTGTTCTCCTCTGTCTACTAGATCCCATCACAAGGGAAGAGGGCACTAAAGCAACACAGCAACCACTGCAGGACTTTCTCCTATGTAGAAGGAACAAAGTGGCtgtggaaaaaaggaaggaatcGGCTTAGCCTCTCCAGTATGTCAGTCTGACCTACGCAGAAAGAGTGGTAGCACAGACCCATACAAGTCTggtaagaggaaagaaaacaaaacaaagaaaactgcaatTCTGTAAactacacagaatcacagaatcaccaaggttggaaaagacccacaggatcacgcagtccatccatccacccatcaccaatgtttctcactaaaccacatccctcaacacaacgtccatatgttccttgaacacctccagggtcggtgactccaccacctccctgggcagcccattccagtgcctgaccactctttcacaCCTTATGCTCTATCACAGAGTAAATGTTATTTTGCAATTCTTACAATCTCAtcctgaaaaacaacagcaaaaaaaaaaaaaccaaaaagcagcagataagATATTAACAGGCCATACAGAATATTGTACCAATCCCAAATTACTTACATGAATCCATTCTCTCTCTGGCATTTTTCAAGTGTGTTCTTAATCAAACTTCCTAATTTCCTAAAGAAGAGATGTCCAGAAGGTTTGGCAGTAGTCCCAGGCCCTTTGGTTTCTCCATATTCTTTGCACAATGCCTCAGCCTTAGCAAAAACTgtgcaagaaagaaatgtaataaaaatcaGTTACATCAGTCTGCTATATGACAGTTCTGATCTACACTGCTTGAGCTTTAAGGACATCAGACTCTATTCAGTCTTCTTACTtcccagaaacaaaaataaactaaaaggCAGCACTTCCAGCCAAGATTTGCTGCATCCAAAAAATGactaagaacagaaaaagaaaaaagttctttttttttagtagataGAAGCAGGGAAACATTCTTACTTTTGGGGCAACATGTGACAGTAAGCTTGAAAACTGTGAAATATCGTAGAGAACAAGAATAAACATGAAGGTATCCATGCAGAGCTGACACTCAAACAATACTTAATACAGAGTTAGAAAAGAAGCACTCGTATCTGAATGGCAGGGACAATAAAAAACACAGTACCTGTATTACCACAAGTAATCCAATTCAGTTTGTTCATACTCTACTCTTTTTcacaatttttaaaagtttttaattGGATTATTTGAGCATTTTTACACTTTGTGGTAAAGTTAAGCAGTGCAGGCCACTgggatacaaaagaaaaagccaccTGTCTCTATATGATACAGTATGAACAGCATCCCTGTATTTGTGTGCTGGATTTTAACCAGGTAAAGGATAAAAGCTTAAGTTTACAAGAACAAAACCCCTCCacaatatagaaaaataaagggggGTTGTCATCAGATCCTATAATCCAGTCTCAGTCACACTTACATTTTTCTGATTCTTGGAGAGATCTAATTGCTTCCCCACATTTATCACTGGCCAGTAAAGTTTGTCCATGGTAACAGTATGCCTAATGAGAGAGGACAAAAATCGTTATCAGCATCACCAGGCACTTCCCACATCAATTCACTTCTGTCCTTCCTTACATCAGTTGGCTGTCTTGGAAGCTGCCATCCCCTGCAGACAGCTGACAATTTGggaatgcaaggcaaagcagcaCTCACTGATGACTAAGCACATTTACTTTGACCAACACAGTTCAACACAAACACTTGAGCTGGGTCTAAAGCAAGATGTGTCACATCTAGCCACGAGCATCCTGGAGCTTCATGAAGGCTTTCAAACCATAAGTAGCAGTATATAGTCTAGTTCACATCTCTGCTTCACTGTATCAGTACACAGCATTAAATCCCATCCCAGAGTGAGGGGGAACTCCAGTAAGTTTACAAAGACTTTGAGAACTTTCAGTTCCAACTCCACAACCAGATCATGTGCTGTGACAGGCTACAGGAAGTAACCAGCACACTGAGCAGCTGATAATCTGAGTGCTACTACACTAACAGATCAGTCACATCAAAAAGGACATTACTTGGAATGGCACTTAACATTTGATGCAGTTTCCTTCAGGACTTGCAGAAAAGATGAGCAGCTCTGAATTATACCTAGTACCAGATTTTCATACATAGAATGGAAAACGAGTACTACACTCAACCTGTTTTGCATCAACAGTCACAATAAGCTCCACACTGAGGAAATTCCACCTGGTTCAGCAGAAACACTTCAAATGCAACCAACACTGCAGAGTGTCTCTTCACAGCATGGAAACAAAGTCAAGGCAATATGTAAATCCCACTCTCTCAATCCAGCCCACAGACAACATTAAGAACTGTGAGTTATATCAACGAAGTACTTACGTAAGCCATATAGAAACAGGACTTCAAGTTTAAGTACTTCCTCCATTTACCTGCATAGGTTGGATCCAAACTGGATAACGTTTGATCTGAAAATATGTATGTAAAGTTACAGTTTAAAACATATTCAAAAAGGAAATACCCCCAACCCTACTCAAAGATCAGCATTCAAACCTAGCAACAGATCTTAACTATGAAGTAGCTGGAAATCAATGGCAGATTATtcctgcagaagcacagagaagctatgagaaaaacagaagcatgcAGTTTACTAAGCTATCATGCTGTTATCCCTAGAATCCCTGAAAGAGCTGCCCACTGAGCCTGGAAGGTTAATTTTACAAAGAATCTTTAGGCAGCACTTCAAAGTTTGCTCCTAGGTCAATTTTAAGGAGTGACCTACAGGTACCTACATACATTACAGTACTCTCCCCCTCACATCGACTCATACCTTTTGCACTTTTGCCACCCATCCTCACAAGGCCACAGGTCAGCTTGCTCATCTGTGCAGATGTACACAATCAATCCACTACAGGGTTGACTGTCCGCATCGTACTTCACTGCCCAAAGACAGCTGAGCATAGTTCACCTCCATCAACCCCTTGTTTGTTGTTACTGCATAATCTCATCATTCTGTCTTCCCTCCActcaccagtatttccccaccaCTAGCTACAGAGAAAGATTCTCCCAAAAACAAAAGCTCTTATCAGAAAGCATTTGTTACAGCACTACCTGAAGCCACAAATGCACTAAATAGAAAACTAAATACATGAAGCTTATCCGCTGAGAAATAGCATTACTTTTGCAATTAACAAGTGGTTGAGGCACGTCTGCTGGCAATAACACATACACCAGGTCACTAAGGATACAAAACAAGACACTTACCAGCTTTCTGGTAGAAGTTAGCCGTCTCATAAGCAAGGGCAGCTATTAGACCTGGATTGTGTTTCAGCTCAATAGCCCGAGCAattgtcactgaaaaaaaaatcccacactATGGTATAAAGCCTAATTAAAAACATCACTCCACATTAGTAGAGGCATTTAGCATTTTAAAGCCCCTATatgagcagaaaacaaatacGTTCAAGCTGCAGGATGAAGATGGTTTTTTGAGCAGACCAACTGCAAGTTAATGGGAAAGCTGGAAGAACTGTTAGTCTAAAGACTAACCAGTgaactgcaaatattttgaagaaaaaggacAGGGAACTTATGTTAGGCAAGCACAAGGGAGACTGCAtgaaagatgataaaaaaaaaaagggaaggaatgTTTCACATAAGTTCTTCCAAATTAAATTTGTAGTATCAGACTGATTTGGGGCATTTCCTCCTATAATTGTAACCTATGCTTCATTAAAAGCAACCCTCCTCATTAAGCCAAAGACCTtcagtagaaggaaaaaaaaaccagcattGCTGCAAAACAGACTTCGAAGGACATAACAGAAACCCACAAAGGCTGTCACTTCCCACCCCAATAAACAAGTATATCTCAGAATACCTTCTTGAGCTTCAGCTTGGCACTGGATGATGTAAGAATCTATAAGTCGAGCTTCcaaatctcttcctttttctacaGGTGTAATCAATTTTGGAATATGACATTCCTAGGTACAAAGAAAGCCTCTAAGTCAGTTTAGGCTCAATGTCACTGTTGTCAATGCGAAGCACATCCTTTATTCTTAAAACAACAGAACGCTCAGTGAAGGCCCCAAACCAGCTGGCTGTACTGTTGCAGGTACCAGTGGGTAGACAGACTGACTACTCTTCCATTGGGAAAAAGGGACTGAGCAACAGCAAAATATATTAACACACTTCTCTTCCCTGAATCACCCAGGCAGCGCGAGGTATTTGCTTACTCTGTAACCTTGTCAGAAAAGCAAAGGCTTTTCTAAGACAAAAAGTACTCAGAGACAGACAACAAAGACAGTTTTTCTACCTTCAAATGCTTAAAAATCCCAGCTGCTATCTTCAGGCTTCTGTGAACATCTTTTGCTTCATCTTCTGTTATACTAAGAAAGGACAAAATATAGAATTAATCACTAACATTTTAGCTAGAAAGGACCTAAGTGTCATTTAGTGTCACCTCCAGCTTTGGAACAGAACTACAGGCAACAGCTGACCAGGTCAGTTATGGTTTTGTCTAGCTGCATCTTGAAGCTTAAATTGAGAGTTCCCTGTAACTCATAACTAAGTAACTTGCCCCAGTGCTGCGCTACTCTCATACTAAAGAGCTTTGTATAGTGttcaggcattaaaaaaaatacatgaaatagaACTCACTtgaagaaggaacaaaaagaaacatttgacTTTTAAGTAAAGGGGAGCCTCAGTGTTAAAAgacaaagcattaaaaatctGCAGGGCTGAGAGTTAGCAGAGCTGTGATATTAAGAATCTGAACTTTGTACTTAGGTATCTAGAGCAGGAAGGATGAAGGGTTTACACACAATTTACACTTTCTCTACGCCATAGCCTAATGATATTAATGCTATTTGTTCATCAATAGCAGAAGGGACTGAAGCACATTCTGATGTTAAAAGCACATAAATGAAGATGAACCATCTCCTTGAGCTCCTCTTGTCTCCATTACACATGCTCCACAGCAGTCAAAATTCTGAACCTACTGATTTTTGCTGGAATATTGCTGCAATACAATTactaagaaaagcaaaacacttaCTCCTCTTTTCCAGCGAGTCTCGATGCATATTTTGTGTACCACAGAGCTACATTAAAACCCATGGAAACCAGTTCAAATACTGCATCCTGCTGGGCActaaagaaagagagaaataagaacAACAACCCCCTCAAACAAtttcatgttttccattttgttctgACAAACTCTCTCTGCTGATAGTTTTCAGCAGAGGTAGGCATTTCTCTCCACAAGCCAACAATTCCCAGTTCAGACATTTCTACTTGCTGAACTGCCTAAAAGACACTTCAGCTTTTACTTATTCCCCGTAAGAGTTCATAATTTTAACTTTCTGTGTTCGGATGCCTACCCATACCACTTGggaacttttattttaaaacagtaactCGAGATTTGTTTAGTTTTGGGTGTGgctgacattttttctttttcttcttttttttttttttaattgcacatTTTGTGGAAAGCTTTGCTCTGGAATGTCTACTTTAAAAGTTGTAGCTGCTAAGTTAATAAGTCAGAGCCTATTACATCTCTCTCCAGCGAATGTTATTGCAAGTATTTATATAACTGCAGTCAACTGGCATGCACAACTAGCAGGAAGCTTCCAAAGctaaaaacacagaatcatagaatcacagaatggtttgggacCCTTAAGaccatttagttccaaccccctgctataggcagggacacctccctctagaccaggttgctcacagccccatccagcctggcctgggcagcccgtgccagcGTCTCACCACCCTCAACACAGCCTTTGAAAAGACTGCAACTTGCAATCCTAAATCCAATATAGCTTAGGTACtaatcattaaaaagaaaggtgtGAGGGTGGGGAGAATAATGCTGGCACCAGAACAAATGTTTACCTCCATGACAAAAGCCTGACCAGCAGATTGCCTTCAAAGGGTAATAGTAACTTTGAGAAAGTGAAGCACAACTTCTAAATAAAGCACGACTGATTTGGAAGCATGGTTATACAACATGATTGCCTACGCTATCAAGAGATGATTAAGGGGATCAAGAGTAATCCATGAGGTCCTCTCCAGATCTACATTCCTACTTaaaacagctgctttgtttgcaCTAGGAGTATATATACTAGGagtttcaaagggaaagaaCAAAAGTCAGACCTTGATCATCATCTGGacttctataaaaaaaaaatttagaagaCAGTGgagcaaaatgaaaaagttttaaattgCAGTAAACTATGCTTTCATACTCAGGttcttttctgcactgcattAGCCAACTGCACATATAGTTTGTAAACAAACTAAAACACTGTGGGGTCTTTTATCATTAACAAGCAGTACCATAAAGCCAACAGGTGCTTCAGAACACCTATTACAGTATGGCAACTaggaaaaatgcaaagcaacaaATTGTTGGAAACTACCTCTTGTCCAAAGTTCTGTTACATGTTCAAATTCTAATTCATCTGTGCTGTCATATGTGCACATATGTAATGGAGCAACAGAAAATAGCTGCATATCACGCAATCATAAAAGCATACATACCATGGAACGTGTCCCTGTAATGTGTCTGTCCACTTGAAATTCTGAATATATCGCAATTTGCATTCCTGGGAAGAGTCATCCAGTGAAAGGATAAAACCtatagaataaaagaaaatgatttaaaaaaacaacagtactGACAGCCAATtccaaaataaagaacagaaagaagtaaCGAAGGAACAAGAACTGgtgagaataaaaataaaggaatgttTATTGCTGTACTGCTCAAAACACGTTACCTCCTGAGACTTTTGTTCCTCAGTATCTTGAGAAGAAGACTTGAAAAACACCAACTGGCTACCAGAAGAAAATCTCTGCACACCAGGTTACCAGCTCACACAATTAGgaaatgatttgggttggagaTCTTTAAAATATCACCTCATCCAATCCCATACTATAGGCAAGGGCATCTTTCATTAGGTCAGGTAGCAGATCTTCAACTCAGCAAGCCTTCACAGCTCAAGAAAAACCTTGCACGTACCATATAGTGACTAGCTGGGAGTTTGACTGAGCTGGGTACAGGATACTTATGGCTGCTCCCTACTACTGTAAAAATGATAAGTAAAGTCCAGGAAAAGCTGTTTGGTCaacagggagagagaaaaggactTACAAGCATGGATTTACCTAATCATCTGCTACCCTATCTCCCCGGCTACAAGAAATTGCCTCTTTGTGTCCAACTGCCCAGAAAGCAGTCATCAGCAATATGGACCTTGTTGCAATTGGACAGATGAATACAACAGGAAAGGTATTACAACAAAAGCGTGATGACAAAAAGACCAACACAATGGAGAGGTGCTATAAAGAGGAGGTGCTTtgaccttgacagacttgaaaggtgggcccaggtgaacctaatgaggttcaacacagcaaagtgcagggttttgcacttgggctggaggaaccccgggcatctatacagactggaaggagcagtccttgagagcagctctgcagagaaggacctgggggtcctgatggatgacaaacttagcatgagccagcagtgtgctcttgcagcttggaaagcaaatggtatcaTTTGCTCAATTACTCAAGAGACTGAGGAAACTACACCAACTTGAGCTGCTTCCCTTTCCACCGACTGAAGGAGAACTAAGTTTTCATCAATCATCTGATTCCTGTAAATATGACCCTAAATAACTTGTCTCAGAGTTTTCAAAAAAACTGCTAAGAGAAAGTTATCAAAACATTGGCAGGAGGAGGGTGTCAAGGGAACATGCCAACTACTGAAAATAAGAACCTAGGGCAGAAGCATAAGTTTGCAAGAAGTTCTATTACTTAGTATTACATCAACCAGGAGTTTACACTGAAGAGTGACTCTTATTAACTAAGCCATAGATCCAATTTATACTTCAGGAGCAATTCACCACACTGTCAGAAATGTCACTTTCTTCTCCAACAGGAAGCAGAATGAGGATAAAAGCAAGAGGATAAGACAGCCAACGCTGTCTATTCAGGgtgaaaaagaacacagaagcTTGCACAAAGGGCCTAGCAAGTGTTTGTGACTGGCATCAAGCACGGAACCCATGAAAATACTCTCCTTCCTGAGAAGTGCAGAGTTTCACATAAGATTACTTCAACACAAGTTCAAAGAAGCATTATTAAAACTCAAACTACATACTTGTATGTATGCACTTCTGCACGTTCCTACCTtgcaagagggaaaaatacaAGTCGGTTGCGTTCTTCATCATCTCTGGATTACAACTCAAGTCTGtaaacagctccagcagccgTGTTCGAGATAATCTCAAGTCACTgcatggggaagggaaaaagaaaaaagaaaactaagaagCTCTACCTAAGAGCATGCTGTTGAACCCACCCACGTTACCACCATTCTTTTAGCTAAGGAAATTAAAATCAACATTCAGTTCAGCTACCTTAACACAAGGAAAggtattctgaaagaaagatgccaataaacacagaaaagtcTTCCCTTCACCAGTGGATACTTAAGGTTGATTCTCTTTGTTAATAGCACAATCTATTATAGACAGATAGCAATGAATAACAGCAAATAAATTATTGATTATCTACAAATTTTATCacatattaaaatgaataatccTTTATCTGCCAAGAGGTTATGTGCAAGTGGAGGAAAGAGCAGTACCAAGCAGGAGCATTCATCAACATAAGAATGGGGTGAACGtataaagaaataagaatagATCTGCAAAATAAAGTGTGGTCTCTTTTTGTTATATTCCTGACTACAATAGAACACTTATGCCTTATTCACTTACAGAGTAATCTTTTGCAGAGGAATGCACAGTcatcagaaagacaaagaaatgttTAGTCTTTTGCCTCTATATTATTACAATAGGTCTTGCTATACACtaagaaacttgaaaactgGATAATTGGTCCTTTGTAACTAAGTGTTCAGTGCTATCAGTGTTTTATTGTCTCTCAGCCTACACATTTCTAGttatcttcaaaacaaaattagaagAATAATCactatttttaaagacatcCTCCAAACAGAGAGGGCTGAAGTTGATTACAAGCACACTTACTTGCAAATCTTTGACGAAGCTGGAGTGGTAGCTACCCCATAATAATTGAACTGAACAGGAGCTGTAGCCTTCAAAGGGTTGCGATGAAACCAGTGAGTCATTTTCCTCCCGTAATGTTGTTTACACCAAATCTGAagtgtggaaagaaaagaacagctgTAAGAACACATACAGCTGAGGTGCTTCTCAGTtcacagaaatgtatttcaagtGCAAACAATCAGAACTTGAAAAGTCACATGTACAATTAcgcaaaatattttttttccatttgaaacaCTAAGCCTTCACCACCCATGTACTTAGTTTAAGAATTTCATTCTCTTAGAATACCTACTTTTTATGAGACAACTATttctctaagagaaaaaaaagctcttagAAAATAGAACTTATAAAATAGAACTTTTGTTCTATATTACTGCATATTTTCTTACTCAAAACAATTGTTACCTGCTATGTAAGGTTAAATATTTCCCATGCCATTTACAGATTATATGGTAACCattgagtcacggcctgaaccactgattgagcacctgggagAAAGGACTgggccagccctgggagcacaggtgaaggcaactaagctgtgtgactggaaggggtggagcctggctgcacctctcctaaaCCCCATTTAGGGGCTGAATGCTGCTAGAGAAGGATTTCTGGTTGGAGATTCCttccttgtggagttttcccTGAAGGCCTCCATCTTCAGAGACAGTTGAGTACTTTTCCTTTGCAATGCTTTCCCTTGCACGAGTCCCTTTGTCATTACACTTCCTGTATCACCATTCTACTGTGTTGATCTTTCTAATTGTTACACAGGTGTATCTCAATTCACTGACATCATTACATCAGAGGTGTTAAAGAGATGTTGACATGTGACACTGAAGGATATGGGTTACAGGTTTTCAAGATCTCAGGAGGTTTTCAGGCTGTAACAGGATGAAGCCCTGAGCACCCTGCTCTAACTCCACAGCTGATGTTGGACTGGAAACCCCCTTGGGACCTCCCCAACCCAAACAACCTTATGGTCTGTTTTGGGGCTGTAAATTCCCTATTCTAAAACACCATGCAGCTTAGCTGAAACCCGTGAGGCCTGCAGAGAAAGCAACTTCTTGCTGTATCTCCTAGAGCCCAGGCCTTCGGGAGGGACCAGAAAGTTCCTTGTCTGTGACCTCTTTGTGACTGCCCAGCTGCTCGTTGGTTACCTCGGGGTTCACCCAACCCCACAGTGGCCGTTCCCAGCGCGGGAAGGCCGTGCGCTGCCCGGCCCCACACAAGGTGGGCTCACTCAGGTAAGGGAGCGCTCTGGGCACCGCCCCCGCCCCCAGCAGCACGGCGGCCCGCCGGCAGAGCCCCGCTGATTGTTCACCGCCCCAACGCCAGCGGAGGCGTAGGGCCGGCCAGGCCGCACGCTCCGGCAGCAGGCCCGCGCCGTAACAGCCCTACCGCCGCTTCGGCTAGTGGCTGACGAAGGGAGGGGGACCTACGGGAGCCCCGCTACTCACCCGGGACCCTTCTaccgggagcggcggggcccagagaagaggagcGATCCCCGCCCGGGCGCTACAGCTCGGTCtcagcggcggcggcgccctGCGCGATCACGTGACCGCCGCCATGACACGTAGCGAGGCGGAAGCAGCCTGACGCGTAGCGCTTCTGCCTCGGTAGCGATGGCGCGGGAGGGCGCGGCAGGCGCAGCCTCCCTCGCTGGGCGGCGCTGGCGGGAGGCGGCCGCCGCGTTTGGTTGTCGCGGCGGCTGGGCTGGGCCGGCGGCGGGCGTGGGGCTGGCGGGAGCGGCTGCCCGGCGCGGTGCCCCGGCCCGGGGTGAGCATGGTGCCCTAGTGCTGGGGCTATGTCGGAGGCGGCCCGGAGCCTCCTGCAGCGCTGGGGCGCCAGCTTCAGGAAAGGCACCGACTTCGACTCTTGGGGGCAGCTGGTGGAGGCGATCGACGAGTACCAGATGTGAGTGCGGCCCCGGGGAAGGCGCGGAggagcgggcgggcgggcggctccCCGCAGTGCTCCCCTACCGTCCGGCACGGCCCCGTCGGACagcccggggcggggcgggtGGCTGCAGGGCCTAGGCCGCAGCCCCCCCGGCCTCGCCGCCGGTGCCGTTATGTAacgcggggccgccccgcgaGGCGAGGCGGGACGCGGGACCCCGGCTGAGGGGAGCGGGGGCGGCCAGGACCCGCCCTGCCGGAGCGAAGCCTCCTGGGTGCGGGCGATCCGGAGCACGGGGCAGCCCCCTGGAGTCCGCCTGGGCGGGTGGGCGCACGCCGCGGGGGTCCCCTGAGTGCTGGCGGGAACCTGAGCGAGCACCTGGGAGCTGTGCGTGAGCGCGGTCTGTGTGAGCCGAGCGCTTCAGGCTGAGGTTCTTGTGGTGGGCGTCTGGAAGAAGTCCCAAGCGTTCTCTCCCGGTAGAGTGTCAGCCGAAGAGGCACCGTCGGAGGAGTCTTCTACAGCTGCTCAAGGCTGGGGGTGCAGCTGCCCTCGCTCCCTGCTGAGTGCCGTTACCGGGTGGGCGCTGCATCGTGAGGTGCTCATCTCCTCAGCCCAGCCCCTCAGCGGGTAGGACGGTGTGCACTCAGTTATCTGCTGTttgctgggggggctgcagctcaggggaAGCTGTTACTACACAGGGATGGAAAGGCATTTTAATAAGTGCCCTTATGTAGACATCCATGAGGAGTGCACTATGACCCTAACGCTGCAACCCCCCCTTGGCAATATTAGGGGGCAATTTCCTTCAAGGAATTCCCCTCGGAACAGAAGGTCTTCAGGCTTCTCCTTCAGAGCTTGCTTTGCTGAGAAGTAAGTTCACTTAATGACTGCAGCCGGACCAGTGGATGAGCTGAGGCGTGattttcattccctttctgtTGTGTCTGATAAGAACTGAGGTGATCTTGGTGCCTGTGCTTTATTCTAACTTTGTAGCAGCATGATATATTTGTAAGAAAGCTCCTCTGGGTAGCAGTATTGTGAGCTGCCCTTGGAAGCTTTACCAGTGAGTCCCTGAATAGAGGAGCAGTCAGCAGATGAACTCTGTGGCCCCAGGAGGGAGAAGATCAAAGGATGACAGGGATTTCCTGGGGAGGAGCAGAACCTTTTCAGTGTACATATCCACTTCTCTTAGATGTAACAGGTAGACCAACAACAGCTTCGATCCATAGGATAGAAACTACAGTTAAGAAGCATGGAGTGAGATACCAGCTTCTAGCTCTGGAGAAACATCCCACTGTGGATTCATGCtacttgctgcttttttaaatgGGAGTTTGATTACGCTGGTGCAGCTGGCTAGATGCTGTTAGCAATTGACCAAGTCTGTACAGGTTAGTGTAGGACGAATGGTAATAAACCATGGTGAGCTTGCTTACACTGGGAAAGATCCTTCTATTCT
This region includes:
- the BROX gene encoding BRO1 domain-containing protein BROX, producing the protein MTHWFHRNPLKATAPVQFNYYGVATTPASSKICNDLRLSRTRLLELFTDLSCNPEMMKNATDLYFSLLQGFILSLDDSSQECKLRYIQNFKWTDTLQGHVPCAQQDAVFELVSMGFNVALWYTKYASRLAGKEDITEDEAKDVHRSLKIAAGIFKHLKECHIPKLITPVEKGRDLEARLIDSYIIQCQAEAQEVTIARAIELKHNPGLIAALAYETANFYQKADQTLSSLDPTYAGKWRKYLNLKSCFYMAYAYCYHGQTLLASDKCGEAIRSLQESEKFFAKAEALCKEYGETKGPGTTAKPSGHLFFRKLGSLIKNTLEKCQRENGFIYFQKVPAEAPQLELKANYGLVEPVPFEFPALNAHWTPETLAAFDLTKRPKDDTAKPKPDEEVKPLKEPDIKPQKDSGCRIS